Proteins found in one Prochlorothrix hollandica PCC 9006 = CALU 1027 genomic segment:
- a CDS encoding ABC transporter substrate-binding protein, with translation MIKFSPRSSSTPYVRLPPFSQGWASGALGLAIALGLVSGCGGEPGAEVNRGQEEAGLMQTGDRIILGTTLRPRTLDPADAYEVSSLNLIYNLGDRLYTYDFNADGLNSDGLDTNALNSDSKSSPNPGGNSGDLVPQLATELPQISDDGLTYTIPLRSGVTFHDGTAFDAAAMAFSLERFMTQGGKPAFLLRDIVDRVEATGDLELTIHLQQPFAAFTALLAFPGLSALSPTAYGESGGAAGGFQPEQWVGTGPYRLRDMEENTIHLEVFADYWGEPPANGGVDIQIYKDNPANLFNSFRTGQVDVAYLNFDPQQIETLMADAAAGRGQAVVTQGVAVTLMVLNQQQPPLDQLPVRRAIAAAVDRPLLLDRALQGQGELLYSLVPPQVPGSVPVFQPQESADRSTMLAQAQADLRAAGYGPENPAAVELWYPNGSPIRGQAAAVLQSSIPQALGGLVDLTVQGVDSATGFSNIGKGLYPSFLISWYPDFLDGDNYLHPFLSCEAGSAAQGCTQGGAQSQGSFYWSEAVNRLIAQERQAQDPQERLEILAQIQAIAAADVPYIPLWQDRDYAFSQTGVTGVTITPSQNFPLWTIAKPGIPKSDP, from the coding sequence ATGATCAAATTCTCTCCTCGTTCCAGTTCAACCCCCTACGTCCGGTTACCTCCATTTTCCCAGGGCTGGGCTAGCGGTGCCCTGGGGCTGGCGATCGCCCTGGGGTTGGTGTCGGGGTGTGGGGGAGAACCGGGGGCTGAGGTGAACCGGGGGCAGGAGGAGGCTGGGCTGATGCAGACGGGCGATCGCATTATCCTGGGCACTACCCTACGACCCCGCACCCTGGATCCCGCCGATGCCTATGAAGTCTCCAGTCTGAATTTGATTTATAACCTGGGGGATCGTCTTTATACCTATGATTTCAATGCCGATGGTCTGAATAGCGATGGCCTGGATACTAATGCCCTGAATAGTGACAGCAAGAGTAGCCCCAACCCTGGGGGGAACAGTGGCGACCTGGTGCCCCAACTGGCGACGGAACTGCCCCAGATTAGTGACGACGGACTGACCTATACCATTCCGTTGCGATCGGGGGTCACCTTTCACGATGGCACGGCCTTTGATGCGGCGGCCATGGCCTTCTCCCTGGAGCGCTTTATGACCCAGGGGGGGAAACCGGCCTTTTTGCTGCGGGATATTGTCGATCGCGTAGAAGCCACCGGCGATCTGGAGCTAACGATTCATCTGCAACAGCCCTTTGCTGCCTTTACGGCCCTGCTGGCGTTCCCTGGTCTTTCTGCCCTCTCCCCCACGGCCTATGGGGAGTCTGGGGGGGCGGCGGGGGGCTTCCAGCCGGAGCAATGGGTGGGCACGGGTCCCTATCGGCTGCGGGACATGGAGGAAAACACCATTCACCTGGAGGTGTTCGCCGACTATTGGGGGGAGCCGCCCGCCAATGGGGGGGTGGATATCCAGATTTATAAAGATAATCCCGCTAATTTGTTCAATAGCTTCCGCACGGGCCAAGTGGATGTGGCCTATTTAAACTTTGATCCCCAGCAGATTGAAACCCTGATGGCTGATGCGGCGGCGGGTCGGGGGCAGGCGGTGGTGACCCAGGGGGTGGCGGTGACCCTGATGGTTTTGAATCAGCAGCAGCCTCCCTTGGATCAGTTGCCGGTGCGGCGGGCGATCGCGGCAGCAGTCGATCGCCCATTGCTCCTCGATCGTGCCCTCCAGGGCCAAGGGGAATTGCTCTATAGTTTGGTGCCACCCCAGGTGCCGGGATCGGTGCCGGTGTTTCAGCCCCAGGAGTCGGCGGATCGATCGACGATGTTAGCCCAAGCCCAGGCTGATTTGAGGGCGGCGGGCTATGGTCCCGAGAATCCGGCGGCGGTGGAGTTGTGGTATCCCAATGGTTCCCCCATTCGGGGACAGGCGGCGGCGGTGCTCCAATCGTCTATTCCCCAAGCGTTAGGGGGGTTGGTGGATCTAACGGTGCAGGGGGTGGATTCTGCCACGGGTTTTAGCAATATCGGTAAGGGTCTCTACCCCAGTTTTTTGATTAGTTGGTACCCAGATTTTCTGGATGGGGATAATTATCTGCACCCGTTTCTGAGCTGTGAGGCGGGTTCTGCGGCCCAGGGCTGCACCCAGGGCGGTGCCCAGAGTCAAGGCTCGTTTTATTGGAGTGAGGCGGTGAATAGGTTGATTGCCCAGGAACGGCAAGCCCAGGATCCCCAGGAACGTCTGGAGATTTTGGCCCAGATTCAGGCGATCGCGGCGGCGGATGTGCCCTATATTCCCCTGTGGCAGGATCGGGACTATGCCTTTTCCCAAACGGGGGTTACGGGGGTGACCATCACCCCTAGCCAGAATTTCCCCCTGTGGACGATCGCGAAACCGGGGATCCCCAAGTCTGATCCCTAG